GACGTAGAAGTCATGGACCATGCGGCCGTCCGCGCGCAGCTTGGCGTTGCGCACGACGTCGTCCTCGATCGGCAGCTCGCGCATCTTGGCGATCACGGTCTTCGCCTCGTCGGACTTCGCGGCGGCGACAGCCTTCAGATAGTGCCGGACCGACGAATAGATGCCGGCCTGGATCGCCGACGGCACGGCGCCATGCGCGGCCTTGAAGCGCTCGGAAAAGGCGCGGGTGCGCTCGTCGAGGTTCCAGTAGAAGCCTTCGGTCAGCACGGTGCCCTGCGCCGAGGCGAGGCCGACGCTCTTGACGTCCATCGCGGTGAGAAAGAAGGCGACGAGCTTCTGCTTGTCCTGCCCGATGCCGAAATCGCGGGCGGTCTTGATGCCCGCGACCGTGTCGCCTCCGGCGTTGGCGAGCGCGATGAAATCCGCGCCTGAGCCCTGCGCGGTCAGCAACTGCGACGAGAGATCCACCGCAGGGAAGGCGTGCCGGATCGACCCGACATAGGTGCCGCCCTTGGCTGTCACCAGAGTCTTCGCGTCGGCCTCGAGCTGGTGGCCCAGCGCATAGTCGGCCGTGACGAGGAACCATTTGGTTCCGGGCTTGGTCAGGTAGTTCGCGACACCGGCGACCTGGACGTAGGTGTCCCACATCCACTGCACGACATGGTCGGGCTGGCAGGCATCGCCGGTGAGGCGCGCCGTGCCGCCGGGGAACAGGCCGACCCGGTTCTTGTCCTTGAGCAGCGGCGGAATCGCGAGCTGCAGCGAGGCGTTCGACATGTCGGCGAGGACGTCGACACCCTGCCGGTCGATCCATTCGCGTGCGATGGTCGAGCCGATATCGGGCTTGTTCTGATGGTCGGCCGAGACAACCTCGATCTTCATGCCGGCGCATTCGGCCTTCATGCAGTCATCGACGGCCATCTGCGTTGCGACGATGGAGCCCTTGCCGGTGATGTCCGAGTAGACGCCGGACATGTCGGTGAGCACGCCGATCTTGACGGAGCCCCCCGAAATCTCGGCGCGGGCCGCGCCGGCGAGGCACAGCGCGGATACGCCGGCCAATGCTGCGATGAAGCGTTTCATGGTCCCTCCCAGGTCCTTTTTTGATTGCGATGCGGTGCGTGATGTCGCGGCGACTACCAATGCGCCATGGGCAGCCCGGCGACGGGTGAGCGGAAATACGGAATGCGCGAGGCCCGCAGACTGCCGACATAGGCCGTCCCGAGATCGGGGCCGCCGAAGGTGATGCTGGCGAACCAGGGTGCGATCGTGCCGCCGCAGGCGAGCATCAGCTCGGAGGTCACTTCGTCGCGGGCAAAGGCGGCCATCAGCGCCTTGCCGGCCTCGCTGCCGCGGTCGTCGTCGAGCAGGATGCGCAGATCGCCGTCGGGCGTGATCGCAAAGATCCGGTCGACCATCACATGGGTGCCCCAGAGATTGCCGTGAGCATCGAAGGCGATGCCGTCGATGAAGGCGCCGTGATCGCTGGGACCAAAGGTCTCGCGGTCAGTCAGGCTGCCATCGGGCTGGACGCGCAGCCGCGTCACCCGGCAGGCGCAGGTCTCGGCGACATAGAGCCACTCCTCGCGGGCATCGAGCCTGATCTCGTTGGTGAAGGCGAAGCCGTCGGCGACGATCCACAGGCGTCCGCCATCATAAAGGGCGATATAGCCGTCGCGGATGGTCGGGCTCATCGCCCGCATCCAGTTCTGCGTCCGCGTCGAGATCGTCATCCAGACGCGGTCGCGGCTGTCGCGCAGCACAAAATTGACCTTGCCGATGGGCTGCCCGTCGATGGTGTCGACCAGCACGCGGGTCTCGCCGCCGCGCGTCATCAATTCCAGACGGTCCGTGCCGAAATTGGAGATGAGGATGTCGCCATTGCCCGCGAAGGCGAGGCCGTTCGGCAGCGTACCGGAAACGAAGCGCGCTTCCTCGTCAGCCGCGTCGGTGAAGCGGCGGCTGGCCGTCTGGGTAATCAGGCGCTGCGTGCCGTCGGGCCGGATATGCACCACGCCACCGCGCGCATCGGCGCTCCATAGCGAGCCGTCGCGCTCCGCGAGGATGCATTCTGG
Above is a genomic segment from Bosea sp. NBC_00550 containing:
- a CDS encoding SMP-30/gluconolactonase/LRE family protein, encoding MSRSPNPLDGFTVDPAAIRYVGEGLQRPECILAERDGSLWSADARGGVVHIRPDGTQRLITQTASRRFTDAADEEARFVSGTLPNGLAFAGNGDILISNFGTDRLELMTRGGETRVLVDTIDGQPIGKVNFVLRDSRDRVWMTISTRTQNWMRAMSPTIRDGYIALYDGGRLWIVADGFAFTNEIRLDAREEWLYVAETCACRVTRLRVQPDGSLTDRETFGPSDHGAFIDGIAFDAHGNLWGTHVMVDRIFAITPDGDLRILLDDDRGSEAGKALMAAFARDEVTSELMLACGGTIAPWFASITFGGPDLGTAYVGSLRASRIPYFRSPVAGLPMAHW
- a CDS encoding ABC transporter substrate-binding protein; its protein translation is MKRFIAALAGVSALCLAGAARAEISGGSVKIGVLTDMSGVYSDITGKGSIVATQMAVDDCMKAECAGMKIEVVSADHQNKPDIGSTIAREWIDRQGVDVLADMSNASLQLAIPPLLKDKNRVGLFPGGTARLTGDACQPDHVVQWMWDTYVQVAGVANYLTKPGTKWFLVTADYALGHQLEADAKTLVTAKGGTYVGSIRHAFPAVDLSSQLLTAQGSGADFIALANAGGDTVAGIKTARDFGIGQDKQKLVAFFLTAMDVKSVGLASAQGTVLTEGFYWNLDERTRAFSERFKAAHGAVPSAIQAGIYSSVRHYLKAVAAAKSDEAKTVIAKMRELPIEDDVVRNAKLRADGRMVHDFYVFRAKQPSESKSEWDLYDVLATIPGDQAFRPLSESACPALKR